One genomic segment of Amycolatopsis sp. WQ 127309 includes these proteins:
- a CDS encoding sulfotransferase, with protein MLPGRADLGTFDDLHASASKLTGLDDFGGDEYVEGLRVLLESFAADEDLTPFGNKVHRAMLRGALVARLLSETGWKQHPASASVAIERPIFVTGLPRTGTTALHRLLVEDPAHQGLEVWLAEIPQPRPPRETWAENPVFQGIQAGYERHHVEHPEFMGVHHMSADQVEECWQLLRQSMRSVSFECLAHLPRYSRWLAKQDWTDAYARHRRNLQLIGLPDAGKRWVLKNPSHLFALDALMAAYPDALVIQTHRAPRTIMGSMCSLAEKAADGWSTKFRGEVIGRSQLDLWARGADEFHAARSRYDAAQFYDVAYEDFVADPIGTVSTVYDHFGLSLTPSARSAMTSVHEASRTGSAKPVHKYSLADFGLTAEEVDERFADYRAVQGSRPAAAEG; from the coding sequence ATGCTCCCCGGCCGGGCCGACCTGGGCACGTTCGACGATCTGCACGCCTCGGCGTCGAAGCTCACCGGGCTCGACGACTTCGGCGGCGACGAGTACGTCGAGGGCCTTCGTGTGCTGCTGGAGTCGTTCGCGGCCGACGAGGACCTGACGCCGTTCGGGAACAAGGTGCACCGCGCGATGCTGCGCGGCGCTTTGGTGGCTCGGTTGCTCAGCGAGACGGGCTGGAAGCAGCACCCGGCGTCGGCTTCCGTGGCGATCGAGCGGCCGATCTTCGTCACCGGCCTGCCCCGCACCGGCACGACGGCGCTGCACCGGCTGCTCGTCGAGGACCCCGCGCACCAGGGCCTCGAGGTGTGGCTCGCCGAGATCCCGCAGCCGCGGCCGCCGCGCGAGACGTGGGCGGAAAACCCGGTGTTCCAAGGGATCCAGGCCGGCTACGAGCGCCACCACGTCGAGCACCCGGAGTTCATGGGGGTGCACCACATGTCCGCGGACCAGGTGGAGGAGTGCTGGCAGCTGCTGCGGCAGTCGATGCGGTCGGTGTCGTTCGAGTGCCTCGCGCACCTGCCGCGTTACTCGCGCTGGCTGGCGAAGCAGGACTGGACGGACGCCTACGCCCGGCACCGCCGCAACCTGCAGCTGATCGGGCTGCCGGACGCGGGCAAACGGTGGGTGCTCAAGAACCCGAGCCACCTGTTCGCGCTGGACGCGCTGATGGCGGCGTACCCGGACGCGCTGGTGATCCAGACCCACCGCGCGCCGCGCACCATCATGGGCTCGATGTGCAGCCTGGCGGAGAAGGCCGCGGACGGCTGGTCGACGAAGTTCCGCGGCGAGGTGATCGGGCGTTCGCAGCTGGATCTGTGGGCCCGCGGCGCCGACGAGTTCCACGCGGCCCGTTCCCGTTATGACGCGGCGCAGTTCTACGACGTGGCGTACGAAGATTTCGTGGCGGACCCGATCGGGACGGTGTCCACTGTGTACGACCACTTCGGACTGTCGCTGACTCCTTCGGCGCGTTCCGCGATGACGTCGGTGCACGAGGCGAGCCGCACGGGCTCGGCGAAGCCAGTGCACAAGTACAGCCTGGCGGACTTCGGCCTGACGGCGGAGGAAGTCGACGAGCGTTTCGCCGACTACCGCGCGGTGCAAGGGTCACGACCAGCCGCGGCAGAGGGCTAA
- a CDS encoding snapalysin family zinc-dependent metalloprotease — protein sequence MNGRLLGRVLVLAAAVAVPLGAGLTTASAAPAAVTTVYYNSSGAADYLAQIDQGAANWNAVVTDVKLVKRSSGATVVFHEIHSGGSYTNTNGHGRGDIYLDTSQVAEGFDPTRIAAHELGHNLGLPDDYTGPCTELMSGHGPGTACKNAKPSAAEAAKVQSLWRNGFAAARTAETRQVAY from the coding sequence ATGAACGGACGTCTGCTCGGCCGGGTCCTGGTGCTGGCCGCCGCGGTCGCGGTGCCCCTGGGCGCCGGGCTCACCACCGCTTCCGCCGCGCCCGCCGCGGTCACGACGGTGTACTACAACTCGTCCGGCGCGGCCGACTACCTCGCCCAGATCGACCAGGGTGCGGCCAACTGGAACGCGGTGGTCACCGACGTCAAGCTGGTCAAGCGCAGCAGCGGTGCCACGGTGGTGTTCCACGAGATCCACAGCGGCGGCTCGTACACCAACACGAACGGTCACGGCCGCGGCGACATCTACCTCGACACGAGCCAGGTCGCCGAGGGCTTCGACCCGACGCGCATCGCCGCGCACGAGCTGGGCCACAACCTCGGCCTGCCGGACGACTACACGGGCCCGTGCACCGAGCTGATGTCCGGCCACGGCCCGGGCACGGCGTGCAAGAACGCGAAGCCGTCCGCGGCGGAGGCGGCGAAGGTCCAGTCGCTGTGGAGGAACGGCTTCGCGGCAGCCCGCACGGCGGAGACCCGCCAGGTCGCGTACTAG
- a CDS encoding SDR family oxidoreductase, translated as MSELLRDKVVVVSGIGPGLGRSIAVRSAMAGADVVLAARTESRLTEVAKEVTDLGRRAVAVRTDIDDADSAANLVSEAVEAFGRVDAVVHNAFAVPPLTDLATVDFDAVRAGFETAAISVLRLTRLFLPALKESKGSLVMINSAVLRHSRRTFGAYKMAKSSLLSLSQSLASELGPDGIRVNTVAPGYIWAPNLKWYFTYLAKERGITSEEVYAETASTIDLRKLPEPDEIADAVVFLASPMARAITGQCLDVNGGEYHH; from the coding sequence GTGTCGGAGTTGTTGCGGGACAAAGTGGTCGTCGTCTCGGGTATCGGCCCGGGGCTCGGCCGGTCGATCGCCGTGCGCAGCGCCATGGCGGGCGCGGACGTCGTGCTCGCCGCGCGCACCGAGTCGCGGCTCACCGAAGTCGCGAAGGAGGTCACCGACCTCGGACGCCGGGCCGTCGCGGTCCGGACCGACATCGACGACGCGGACTCCGCGGCCAACCTGGTGAGCGAGGCCGTCGAGGCGTTCGGGCGGGTGGACGCGGTGGTGCACAACGCCTTCGCCGTCCCGCCGCTGACCGATCTGGCCACTGTGGACTTCGACGCCGTCCGCGCGGGCTTCGAGACCGCGGCGATCTCCGTGCTGCGGCTGACCCGGCTGTTCCTGCCCGCGCTCAAGGAGAGCAAGGGCTCGCTGGTGATGATCAACTCGGCGGTGCTGCGACATTCGCGGCGGACGTTCGGCGCGTACAAGATGGCGAAGTCGTCGCTGCTGTCGCTGTCGCAGAGCCTCGCGAGCGAGCTCGGGCCGGACGGCATCCGCGTCAACACGGTCGCGCCCGGGTACATCTGGGCGCCGAACCTCAAGTGGTACTTCACCTACCTGGCCAAGGAACGCGGGATCACGTCGGAGGAGGTCTACGCCGAGACGGCGTCGACGATCGACCTGCGCAAGCTGCCGGAACCGGACGAGATCGCCGACGCGGTGGTGTTCCTCGCCTCGCCGATGGCGCGCGCGATCACCGGGCAGTGCCTCGACGTCAACGGCGGCGAGTACCACCACTAG
- a CDS encoding response regulator transcription factor, with amino-acid sequence MNVGVLLVDDEPLIRAGLKAIIDSEAGLAVLGEAADGAEVPGLVARLRPDVVLMDVRMPAVDGIRATTHLMSTVDSPPKVIVVTTFENDDYVYDALVAGASGFLLKRARPEEIVAAIRTVVAGESLLFPAAIRKLAARHSPSPAGDGLMSAGLTEREREVLRLMAARLSNVEIATELYLGIQTVKTHVGNVLAKLGARDRTQAVVRAYDSGFVTPAG; translated from the coding sequence ATGAACGTCGGGGTGCTGCTGGTCGACGACGAACCGCTGATCCGCGCCGGCTTGAAGGCCATCATCGACAGCGAAGCCGGCCTCGCCGTGCTGGGTGAGGCCGCCGACGGCGCCGAGGTGCCCGGGCTGGTGGCCCGGCTGCGCCCCGACGTCGTCCTGATGGACGTCCGGATGCCCGCGGTGGACGGGATCCGCGCCACCACGCACCTGATGTCCACTGTGGATAGTCCGCCGAAGGTGATCGTGGTGACCACCTTCGAGAACGACGACTACGTCTACGACGCGCTCGTCGCCGGCGCCAGCGGGTTCCTGCTCAAGCGGGCCCGCCCGGAGGAGATCGTCGCGGCGATCCGGACCGTGGTGGCGGGGGAGTCGCTGCTCTTCCCGGCGGCGATCCGCAAGCTGGCCGCCCGGCACTCGCCGTCGCCGGCGGGCGACGGCCTGATGAGTGCCGGGCTGACCGAGCGGGAGCGCGAAGTGTTGCGCCTGATGGCCGCCAGACTGTCCAATGTGGAGATCGCGACCGAGCTGTACCTGGGCATCCAGACCGTGAAGACCCACGTCGGCAACGTGCTGGCCAAGCTCGGGGCCCGCGACCGCACCCAGGCCGTCGTTCGCGCCTACGACTCCGGGTTCGTGACGCCGGCGGGTTAG
- a CDS encoding GGDEF domain-containing protein, which translates to MKSPRAVRFAFQPLYSLHTGGVVAHEALARPGHGTVAELLTQARREGRLAEVDLGLAIAAVRQDETSLPLHLNLSARTLGAPLAMFDDLLAELGDAGRRTRDVVLELGPPFSPLPAERALSGMRALADLGFRLALDGLGRGDLPLSLLIEAPVDLVKLDRTVLRGLPDDPASVAVAEAMLHYTTRTGTRLVATGLETDAQLDAVRGLGIRIAQGNLLAPPTAAGPAPALLTRAPAVAAPGPAPCVGDFLRPATTLPETATCDEVREVLAAADAPSGVIGVDELNRPRWSVDRTRFLVAVTGPYGHALHAKRPAARLADAPHTIEARAGAMEFLELVTDADWGRTGDDVVVVDDTGRCLGVVLVTEVVRGVAEAKVEAAAALNPLTRLPGSDTVARDVARRITIGEAFVAAWLDIDAFKTVNDTAGFAAGDDLIRELGAALTSLSGGLRRMRVSHVGGDDFLVVCDVDEIATVAGALLDRRWSADGLPVTVSLATLVCGSGSIRSYQEVSRLLAPLKKRAKSVPGSSWVLSRPGAERVEVLRGIGTRGLQAAAG; encoded by the coding sequence GTGAAGTCGCCACGCGCGGTCCGCTTCGCTTTCCAGCCGCTGTACAGCCTCCACACCGGAGGCGTCGTGGCTCACGAAGCGCTGGCCAGGCCGGGCCACGGCACCGTCGCGGAGCTGCTGACGCAGGCGCGCCGCGAGGGCCGGCTCGCCGAGGTGGACCTCGGCCTCGCGATCGCCGCCGTCCGGCAGGACGAGACGTCGCTCCCGCTGCACCTGAACCTCTCCGCCCGCACGCTCGGCGCGCCACTGGCGATGTTCGACGACCTCCTGGCCGAGCTCGGCGACGCCGGGCGCCGCACCCGCGACGTCGTCCTCGAGCTCGGCCCGCCGTTCTCCCCGCTGCCGGCCGAGCGCGCGCTGAGCGGGATGCGGGCGCTGGCCGACCTCGGCTTCCGGCTCGCGCTCGACGGCCTCGGCCGCGGCGACCTGCCGCTGAGCCTGCTGATCGAAGCGCCGGTCGACCTGGTCAAGCTGGACCGCACGGTGCTGCGCGGCCTGCCGGACGACCCGGCGTCGGTCGCCGTCGCCGAGGCGATGCTGCACTACACCACCCGCACCGGCACCCGGCTGGTCGCGACCGGCCTGGAGACCGACGCCCAGCTCGACGCGGTCCGCGGGCTCGGCATCCGGATCGCCCAGGGCAACCTGCTCGCCCCGCCGACGGCGGCCGGCCCGGCGCCGGCGTTGCTCACCCGGGCCCCCGCCGTCGCCGCCCCCGGCCCCGCCCCGTGCGTCGGCGACTTCCTGCGCCCGGCCACGACGTTGCCGGAAACCGCGACGTGCGACGAGGTCCGCGAGGTGCTCGCGGCCGCGGACGCGCCGTCGGGCGTCATCGGCGTCGACGAGCTGAACCGGCCCCGCTGGTCGGTCGACCGGACGCGGTTCCTGGTCGCCGTCACCGGGCCGTACGGCCACGCGCTGCACGCGAAACGCCCGGCGGCGCGGCTCGCGGATGCCCCGCACACGATCGAAGCGCGCGCCGGGGCGATGGAGTTCCTCGAGCTGGTCACCGACGCCGACTGGGGCCGCACCGGCGACGACGTCGTGGTGGTCGACGACACCGGCCGCTGCCTCGGCGTCGTGCTGGTGACCGAGGTGGTCCGCGGCGTGGCCGAGGCGAAGGTCGAGGCCGCGGCGGCGCTCAACCCGCTGACCCGGCTGCCGGGCAGCGACACGGTGGCCCGCGACGTCGCCCGCCGCATCACGATCGGCGAGGCGTTCGTGGCCGCGTGGCTGGACATCGACGCGTTCAAGACGGTCAACGACACGGCGGGTTTCGCCGCGGGCGACGACCTGATCCGCGAACTGGGCGCGGCGCTGACGTCCCTGTCCGGCGGCTTGCGGCGCATGCGGGTCAGCCACGTCGGCGGCGACGACTTCCTGGTGGTCTGCGACGTCGACGAGATCGCCACGGTGGCGGGAGCACTGCTGGACCGCCGCTGGTCGGCGGACGGCCTCCCGGTGACGGTCTCGCTGGCGACGCTGGTCTGCGGAAGCGGCTCGATCCGGTCGTACCAGGAGGTTTCGCGGCTGCTGGCGCCGCTGAAGAAGCGCGCGAAGTCGGTGCCGGGGTCGAGCTGGGTGCTGAGCCGCCCGGGCGCGGAACGCGTGGAAGTACTGCGCGGCATCGGAACCCGCGGCCTGCAGGCCGCCGCCGGTTAG
- the cysC gene encoding adenylyl-sulfate kinase produces the protein MQLLRIATAGSVDDGKSTLIGRLLFDSKAIFTDQLAALERTSRERGEDYPDLALLTDGLRAEREQGITIDVAHRYFATPKRKFIIADTPGHLQYTRNMVTGASTADLALVLVDARKGVLEQSRRHAFLASLLGIGHLVVCVNKMDLVGWSQERFDEIREDFRRFAMKLDVADLTFVPVSALHGDNVVHRSTSMPWYEGTSLLHQLEEVHVASDRNLIDARFPVQYVIRRSDFRGYAGTIAGGVFKAGDEVVALPSGFTTQVRAVWGPGGTPLEEAFTGQAVTVELADDLDLGRGAILCRPGNRAEAAREVDALVCWFSERAELTPGATYVVRHTTTETRGSVEKLDYRLDVTTLHRDETAESLRLNDIGRIRLRTRAPLLFDAYRRNRATGGFLLVDEHTGDTVAAGMITGAAASPVVWHTTAVRREDRPTHGATVWLTGLSASGKSSVAVELERRLVAAGRPAYLLDGDNLRHGLNAGLGFSPADRAENVRRVAEVAKLFADAGVVAIASLISPYEADRRLAREAHGDLPFVEVFVDTPLETCEARDPKGMYAKARAGEITGFTGIDAPYERPASPDLVLRPGDGDPAAMAAAIQALLDDVG, from the coding sequence ATGCAGCTGCTGCGGATCGCCACGGCGGGCAGCGTCGACGACGGCAAGTCCACGCTGATCGGCCGGCTGCTGTTCGACTCGAAGGCGATCTTCACCGACCAGCTCGCCGCCCTCGAACGCACGAGCCGCGAGCGCGGCGAGGACTACCCGGACCTCGCGCTGCTCACCGACGGCCTGCGCGCCGAACGCGAGCAGGGCATCACGATCGACGTCGCGCACCGCTACTTCGCCACGCCCAAGCGGAAGTTCATCATCGCGGACACCCCGGGGCACCTGCAGTACACCCGGAACATGGTGACCGGCGCGTCGACCGCCGACCTGGCGCTGGTCCTCGTCGACGCGCGCAAGGGCGTCCTCGAACAGTCGCGGCGGCACGCGTTCCTCGCGTCGCTGCTGGGCATCGGGCACCTGGTGGTGTGCGTGAACAAGATGGACCTCGTCGGCTGGTCGCAGGAGCGGTTCGACGAGATCCGCGAGGACTTCCGGCGGTTCGCGATGAAGCTCGACGTCGCCGACCTGACGTTCGTGCCGGTCTCGGCGCTGCACGGCGACAACGTCGTCCACCGCAGCACCAGCATGCCCTGGTACGAAGGGACTTCGCTGCTGCACCAGCTGGAAGAGGTGCACGTCGCCTCCGACCGCAACCTGATCGACGCGCGGTTCCCGGTGCAGTACGTGATCCGGCGCTCGGACTTCCGCGGCTACGCGGGCACCATCGCCGGCGGCGTCTTCAAGGCGGGTGACGAAGTCGTCGCGCTGCCGTCCGGGTTCACCACCCAGGTGCGCGCGGTGTGGGGCCCGGGCGGAACGCCCCTGGAAGAGGCGTTCACCGGGCAGGCCGTGACGGTCGAACTGGCCGACGACCTCGACCTGGGCCGCGGCGCGATACTGTGCCGGCCGGGCAACCGCGCGGAGGCGGCCCGCGAGGTCGACGCGCTGGTCTGCTGGTTCTCCGAGCGGGCCGAGCTGACGCCGGGCGCGACCTACGTCGTCCGGCACACGACCACCGAGACGCGTGGTTCCGTGGAGAAGCTCGACTACCGCCTCGACGTCACGACCCTGCACCGTGACGAGACGGCGGAGTCGTTGCGGCTCAACGATATCGGCCGGATCCGGCTGCGCACCCGCGCACCCCTGCTGTTCGACGCCTACCGCCGCAACCGCGCCACCGGCGGGTTCCTGCTGGTCGACGAGCACACCGGCGACACGGTCGCGGCCGGGATGATCACCGGCGCCGCGGCGTCCCCGGTCGTCTGGCACACCACGGCGGTGCGCCGCGAAGACCGGCCGACCCACGGCGCGACGGTGTGGCTGACCGGGCTCTCGGCGTCGGGCAAGTCGTCGGTGGCGGTGGAGCTGGAACGCCGTCTCGTCGCGGCGGGCCGTCCGGCCTACCTCCTCGACGGCGACAACCTGCGCCACGGCCTCAACGCCGGTCTCGGCTTCAGCCCGGCGGACCGCGCGGAGAACGTCCGGCGCGTCGCGGAGGTCGCCAAGCTGTTCGCGGACGCGGGTGTCGTCGCGATCGCGTCGCTGATCAGCCCGTACGAAGCCGACCGGCGGCTCGCGCGGGAGGCGCACGGCGACCTGCCGTTCGTCGAGGTCTTCGTCGACACGCCCCTGGAGACGTGCGAGGCGCGCGACCCGAAGGGGATGTACGCGAAGGCGCGCGCCGGGGAGATCACCGGGTTCACCGGCATCGACGCGCCGTACGAGCGGCCCGCGTCCCCTGACCTGGTGCTTCGTCCCGGCGACGGCGACCCGGCCGCGATGGCCGCGGCGATCCAGGCCCTGCTCGACGACGTCGGCTGA
- the cysD gene encoding sulfate adenylyltransferase subunit CysD, protein MFYFFRVSVTSYELSHLAALEAEAVHVFREVAATFEHPVLLFSGGKDSVVMLHAAAKAFWPAPLPFPVLHVDTGHNFDEVLRFRDETVASLGLRLHVASVQDDLDAGRVVEETGPRASRNRLQTATLLRAIREGGFDAVFGGARRDEEKARAKERVFSFRDEHGQWDPRAQRPELWNLYNGRHRRGEHIRVFPLSNWTELDIWQYIRDERISLPPLYYAHRREVVQRDGMLLAATRFLSLVDGEVPYEATVRFRTVGDATCTGCVESPAATPSEVVTEVAATRITERGATRADDRISEAGMEDRKREGYF, encoded by the coding sequence ATGTTCTACTTTTTTCGAGTGTCCGTGACCTCGTACGAGCTGTCGCACCTGGCCGCGCTCGAAGCGGAGGCCGTGCACGTCTTCCGCGAAGTCGCGGCGACCTTCGAGCACCCCGTCCTGCTCTTCTCCGGCGGCAAGGACTCGGTGGTGATGCTGCACGCCGCCGCGAAGGCGTTCTGGCCGGCACCGCTGCCGTTCCCGGTGCTGCACGTCGACACCGGCCACAACTTCGACGAGGTGCTGCGGTTCCGCGACGAGACCGTCGCCTCCCTCGGCCTGCGGCTGCACGTCGCGAGCGTGCAGGACGACCTCGACGCCGGGCGCGTCGTCGAGGAGACCGGCCCGCGGGCCAGCCGCAACCGCCTGCAGACGGCCACGCTGCTGCGTGCGATCCGCGAAGGCGGCTTCGACGCCGTGTTCGGCGGCGCCCGCCGGGACGAGGAGAAAGCGCGGGCCAAGGAGCGCGTGTTCAGCTTCCGCGACGAGCACGGCCAGTGGGACCCGCGGGCGCAGCGGCCCGAGCTGTGGAACCTCTACAACGGGCGGCACCGGCGCGGCGAGCACATCCGCGTCTTCCCGCTGTCGAACTGGACCGAGCTGGACATCTGGCAGTACATCCGCGACGAGCGGATCTCGTTGCCGCCGTTGTACTACGCGCACCGCCGCGAGGTCGTCCAACGCGACGGCATGCTGCTCGCCGCAACCCGGTTCCTGTCTCTTGTGGACGGTGAGGTGCCGTACGAGGCAACGGTGCGGTTCCGGACCGTCGGCGACGCGACGTGCACCGGCTGCGTCGAATCGCCGGCGGCGACACCGTCCGAAGTGGTCACCGAGGTCGCCGCGACGCGCATCACCGAGCGTGGCGCGACCCGCGCGGACGACCGGATTTCCGAGGCGGGCATGGAAGATCGCAAGCGGGAAGGCTACTTCTGA
- a CDS encoding serine protease produces MTDGPWSQTRLLEFEPEDEGEDTRPWGVVTESAHALWTGGGRDVEVVRSAAYDGAFTLRTDGPVLYGLPGVEANEGEVRTRTADQRADRARRQARTDAPTGAPHRPKGVPLGIHPKTTTSLGPTRRGITSRGTKTLLSENHSTIIDGESRSLVYPSAYPYTAVCKLYCSYQPTPGGSWVTTSEATGYLIGRSTLMTSGHVGPPTSGPWQIKVIPACWNGQSVFGAGLVSYVRSYWSWNSDSGSDIKVCQLWDPIGDNVGYFGYRGYNSAWEDGDYWTMAGFPYDVSLTSMSYEPAIAVRDDDDGDDITVNGTSYDTTQVESDADEASGVSGAPLWGWWDDGPYAIGVHHGVEHDGTIFGTETLSCASGGAGFTQAASWARGMWG; encoded by the coding sequence ATGACCGACGGACCGTGGAGCCAGACCCGGCTGCTCGAATTCGAGCCCGAAGACGAAGGCGAGGACACCCGGCCCTGGGGTGTGGTGACCGAGTCGGCCCACGCCCTGTGGACCGGCGGCGGACGCGACGTCGAGGTGGTGCGGAGCGCCGCGTACGACGGCGCGTTCACCCTGCGCACCGACGGGCCCGTCCTGTACGGCCTCCCCGGCGTCGAGGCGAACGAGGGCGAGGTCCGCACCCGCACCGCGGACCAGCGCGCGGACCGCGCTCGTCGTCAGGCCCGGACCGACGCCCCCACGGGCGCGCCGCACCGGCCGAAGGGCGTCCCGCTGGGCATCCACCCGAAGACGACGACGTCGCTCGGCCCGACGCGGCGCGGCATCACCTCCCGCGGCACGAAGACCCTGTTGTCGGAGAACCACAGCACGATCATCGACGGCGAGTCCCGGTCGCTGGTCTACCCGTCGGCGTACCCGTACACGGCGGTCTGCAAGCTGTACTGCAGCTACCAGCCGACGCCGGGCGGGAGCTGGGTCACCACGTCCGAGGCGACCGGCTACCTGATCGGCCGGAGCACGCTGATGACCAGCGGTCACGTGGGCCCGCCGACCAGCGGGCCGTGGCAGATCAAGGTCATCCCGGCGTGCTGGAACGGCCAGTCCGTGTTCGGCGCCGGGCTGGTCAGCTACGTCCGGAGCTACTGGTCGTGGAACTCGGACTCGGGCAGCGACATCAAGGTCTGCCAGCTGTGGGACCCGATCGGGGACAACGTCGGCTACTTCGGCTACCGCGGGTACAACAGCGCCTGGGAGGACGGGGACTACTGGACCATGGCGGGCTTCCCGTACGACGTCAGCCTGACGTCGATGTCGTACGAGCCGGCCATCGCCGTCCGCGACGACGACGACGGTGACGACATCACTGTCAACGGCACGAGCTACGACACCACCCAGGTCGAGAGCGACGCCGACGAGGCGTCCGGCGTCTCGGGCGCGCCGCTGTGGGGCTGGTGGGACGACGGCCCGTACGCGATCGGCGTGCACCACGGCGTCGAGCACGACGGGACGATCTTCGGCACGGAGACGCTCTCGTGCGCCTCCGGCGGCGCGGGCTTCACCCAGGCCGCGAGCTGGGCCCGCGGGATGTGGGGCTAA
- a CDS encoding sensor histidine kinase translates to MRVLRPLVSRATYRRWVYLVLGGAISVPYLLFAAVAVPSLLPFTTTLDRAAGIGGLVTLLVVAGTAFLPAVHVLESTAVRELLDNPAPGAPARPHTRPGRVRAAVMFALHVLVGCGVSLVSLAAPVAFGLSVSAVFTGNLIQGEAEVTVPKGWASAWIPVVFAVGVVVLIYAVWVIGAVLRRVAKRLLGMTAADRIAQLERRTEQLAERNRLARELHDSVGHALSVVSIQAGAARRTLRADPDFTERALGAIEDSARTALDDLDHVLGLLREEAAGRTPQPSLTNLPNLLEATRLAGTEVTAGVDGELAAVPPVVSREVYRILQECLTNAVRHAGEVPVTLDVDVAATGLVARVGNPLGSATPRAGRRGLRGMAERAAVLGGELTAGRSGERWEVVVRVPWGSGR, encoded by the coding sequence GTGCGTGTACTCCGGCCGCTGGTGAGCAGGGCTACCTACCGCCGCTGGGTGTACCTCGTCCTCGGCGGGGCGATCAGCGTGCCCTACCTGCTCTTCGCCGCCGTGGCCGTGCCGTCGTTGCTGCCCTTCACCACCACGCTGGACCGGGCCGCCGGGATCGGTGGCCTCGTCACGCTGCTCGTCGTGGCCGGGACCGCGTTCCTGCCCGCCGTGCACGTGCTCGAGTCCACCGCCGTCCGGGAGCTGCTCGACAATCCCGCCCCGGGTGCGCCCGCAAGACCGCACACCCGGCCGGGGCGGGTCCGGGCCGCTGTGATGTTCGCGCTGCACGTGCTCGTCGGGTGCGGTGTCAGCCTGGTCAGCCTCGCCGCGCCCGTCGCGTTCGGGCTCTCCGTGAGCGCCGTGTTCACCGGCAACTTGATCCAAGGCGAGGCCGAGGTCACGGTGCCGAAGGGGTGGGCCTCCGCGTGGATCCCTGTCGTCTTCGCGGTGGGCGTTGTGGTGCTGATCTACGCCGTGTGGGTGATCGGCGCCGTGTTGAGGCGGGTCGCGAAGAGGCTGCTCGGGATGACCGCCGCCGATCGGATCGCGCAGCTGGAACGGCGGACCGAGCAGCTCGCCGAGCGCAACCGGCTGGCCCGGGAGCTGCACGACTCGGTGGGGCACGCGCTGAGCGTCGTCTCGATCCAGGCCGGCGCCGCCCGGCGGACCCTGCGCGCGGATCCGGACTTCACCGAACGCGCGCTCGGCGCCATCGAGGACTCCGCCCGCACCGCGCTCGACGACCTCGACCACGTGCTCGGGCTGCTCCGCGAGGAAGCCGCGGGCCGGACGCCGCAGCCGTCGCTGACCAACCTGCCGAACCTCCTCGAAGCGACGCGGCTGGCCGGCACCGAGGTCACCGCCGGCGTCGACGGCGAGCTGGCCGCCGTGCCGCCGGTGGTGTCGCGCGAGGTCTACCGGATCCTGCAGGAATGCCTGACCAACGCCGTGCGGCACGCCGGTGAGGTCCCGGTGACGCTGGACGTCGACGTCGCGGCCACCGGCCTCGTCGCCCGGGTCGGCAACCCGCTCGGCAGCGCGACGCCGCGGGCGGGCCGCCGGGGCCTGCGCGGGATGGCCGAGCGGGCGGCGGTGCTCGGTGGCGAGCTGACGGCCGGGCGGTCCGGCGAGCGGTGGGAGGTCGTGGTGCGGGTGCCGTGGGGGAGCGGGCGATGA
- a CDS encoding nuclear transport factor 2 family protein, whose protein sequence is MDLVVLEEIRRLKYRYLRAVDLKQWDEVADTFTVDATADYGTRATGREGHRLAGRDAILEFLTKSLGNGIITVHHAGQPEIDVDGDTATGRWAFTDKVIVPDHKVIIDGAAFYEDTYRRDTDGAWRMTHIGYTRTYESMTSWEGDAGFRLLANRWAVPA, encoded by the coding sequence ATGGACCTGGTCGTACTCGAAGAGATCCGCCGGCTGAAGTACCGCTACCTGCGCGCGGTCGACCTGAAGCAGTGGGACGAGGTGGCCGACACCTTCACCGTCGACGCCACGGCCGACTACGGGACCCGCGCCACGGGTCGTGAAGGGCATCGGCTCGCCGGCCGCGACGCGATCCTCGAGTTCCTCACCAAGAGTCTCGGCAACGGCATCATCACCGTGCACCACGCAGGTCAGCCCGAGATCGACGTCGACGGCGACACCGCGACCGGGCGGTGGGCGTTCACCGACAAGGTGATCGTGCCGGACCACAAGGTGATCATCGACGGCGCCGCGTTCTACGAGGACACCTACCGCCGTGACACCGACGGGGCCTGGCGGATGACGCACATCGGCTACACGCGGACGTACGAGTCGATGACCTCCTGGGAGGGCGACGCGGGCTTCCGGCTGCTCGCCAACCGCTGGGCCGTGCCCGCATGA